The following are from one region of the Papaver somniferum cultivar HN1 unplaced genomic scaffold, ASM357369v1 unplaced-scaffold_132, whole genome shotgun sequence genome:
- the LOC113333177 gene encoding protein OBERON 2-like isoform X3 translates to MNAKHLVVGSGSPSENSGSKAVLEINGLVLRPVVSGEAGEGLPYAPVNWPNPGDIWKWKAGKRKSANGLMQDRYIYLPPSLQKTAEGRKGFASKLSLLEFIKKEYPTVDLDAFFATFSWKMPSTDYDPDASGSGLRKPYGSKIKSETMKCRIGNKKCSLQQSTKKRSLPTIDCDICCSESGFCRECCCILCCKTIDSGYQGYNFIRCQAKGSENLNYVCGHIAHIECALRTYMAGTIGGSIELDAEYYCRRCDKRTDLIPYVELILQTCESHNSKDDIDKILNMIFCILRGSRKEKAKKLLKRSNLVLAKLNGGNCLDEIWNVEDNNISGVSADLIESQEDEYRIAMDNLNAQKKVLLDLYQQLETDRSELAKRTSSEIDQGVDNLIHDFSSKVNQIKIEVGKLKEMEKVAKGFGMVPKDTLKAHFGLQIEN, encoded by the exons ATGAATGCAAAACATCTAGTGGTTGGTTCTGGTTCTCCTAGTGAGAATAGTGGCTCTAAGGCTGTTTTGGAAATAAATGGCCTCGTTCTCAGACCAGTAGTATCCGGTGAAGCAGGTGAAGGCTTACCATATGCTCCTGTTAATTGGCCTAATCCTGGTGATATTTGGAAATGGAAAGCTGGAAAAAGGAAAAGCGCTAATGGGCTCATGCAAGATAGGTACATATATCTTCCGCCAAGTTTACAGAAGACTGCGGAAGGGAGGAAGGGTTTTGCAAGCAAGCTTTCACTTCTAGAGTTTATCAAGAAGGAATATCCTACTGTAGATTTGGATGCCTTCTTTGCTACTTTTAGTTGGAAAATGCCTTCGACAGACTATGACCCAG ATGCAAGTGGTAGTGGATTGCGTAAACCATATGGATCTAAAATAAAGTCTGAGACTATGAAATGTAGAATCGGAAACAAGAAGTGCAGTCTCCAACAATCAACAAAAAAACGCTCTTTACCAACTATAGATTGTGATATTTGCTGCAGCGAGAGTGGCTTTTGTCGTGAATGTTGTTGTATACTTTGTTGCAAGACTATTGATTCAGGATATCAAGGTTACAATTTTATTAGATGTCAAGCAAAGGGAAGCGAGAACTTGAATTATGTGTGTGGCCACATTGCTCATATTGAATGTGCTCTACGCACTTACATGGCTGGGACGATAGGAGGAAGCATTGAGCTAGATGCTGAATACTACTGTCGACGTTGTGATAAGAGAACAGATCTCATACCTTATGTAGAACTAATTCTTCAGACCTGTGAATCTCACAACTCTAAAGATGATATTGACAAGATTCTAAATATGATATTCTGTATTTTGCGTGGTTCAAGAAAAGAAAAGGCAAAGAAGTTATTGAAACGTTCCAATTTGGTGCTGGCAAAG CTTAATGGCGGAAATTGTCTTGACGAGATATGGAATGTGGAAGATAACAATATCTCAGGAGTTTCTGCTG ACTTGATAGAATCTCAGGAGGATGAATATAGAATTGCTATGGATAATCTAAATGCTCAGAAGAAAGTGCTTTTGGATTTGTATCAACAGCTGGAAACGGACAGGTCTGAGTTAGCTAAACGAACGTCATCAGAAATAGACCAAGGTGTGGATAATCTTATCCATGATTTCTCGAGCAAAGTTAATCAGATAAAAATCGAGGTCGGGAAACTCAAAGAAATGGAAAAGGTAGCCAAGGGATTTGGAATGGTTCCGAAAGACACTTTGAAAGCACACTTCGGCTTGCAAATTGAGAACTGA
- the LOC113333177 gene encoding protein OBERON 3-like isoform X1, protein MNAKHLVVGSGSPSENSGSKAVLEINGLVLRPVVSGEAGEGLPYAPVNWPNPGDIWKWKAGKRKSANGLMQDRYIYLPPSLQKTAEGRKGFASKLSLLEFIKKEYPTVDLDAFFATFSWKMPSTDYDPDASGSGLRKPYGSKIKSETMKCRIGNKKCSLQQSTKKRSLPTIDCDICCSESGFCRECCCILCCKTIDSGYQGYNFIRCQAKGSENLNYVCGHIAHIECALRTYMAGTIGGSIELDAEYYCRRCDKRTDLIPYVELILQTCESHNSKDDIDKILNMIFCILRGSRKEKAKKLLKRSNLVLAKLNGGNCLDEIWNVEDNNISGVSAGSREVVESQHPKDSIVYITSDHRVDSSKLDDEINKVLADLIESQEDEYRIAMDNLNAQKKVLLDLYQQLETDRSELAKRTSSEIDQGVDNLIHDFSSKVNQIKIEVGKLKEMEKVAKGFGMVPKDTLKAHFGLQIEN, encoded by the exons ATGAATGCAAAACATCTAGTGGTTGGTTCTGGTTCTCCTAGTGAGAATAGTGGCTCTAAGGCTGTTTTGGAAATAAATGGCCTCGTTCTCAGACCAGTAGTATCCGGTGAAGCAGGTGAAGGCTTACCATATGCTCCTGTTAATTGGCCTAATCCTGGTGATATTTGGAAATGGAAAGCTGGAAAAAGGAAAAGCGCTAATGGGCTCATGCAAGATAGGTACATATATCTTCCGCCAAGTTTACAGAAGACTGCGGAAGGGAGGAAGGGTTTTGCAAGCAAGCTTTCACTTCTAGAGTTTATCAAGAAGGAATATCCTACTGTAGATTTGGATGCCTTCTTTGCTACTTTTAGTTGGAAAATGCCTTCGACAGACTATGACCCAG ATGCAAGTGGTAGTGGATTGCGTAAACCATATGGATCTAAAATAAAGTCTGAGACTATGAAATGTAGAATCGGAAACAAGAAGTGCAGTCTCCAACAATCAACAAAAAAACGCTCTTTACCAACTATAGATTGTGATATTTGCTGCAGCGAGAGTGGCTTTTGTCGTGAATGTTGTTGTATACTTTGTTGCAAGACTATTGATTCAGGATATCAAGGTTACAATTTTATTAGATGTCAAGCAAAGGGAAGCGAGAACTTGAATTATGTGTGTGGCCACATTGCTCATATTGAATGTGCTCTACGCACTTACATGGCTGGGACGATAGGAGGAAGCATTGAGCTAGATGCTGAATACTACTGTCGACGTTGTGATAAGAGAACAGATCTCATACCTTATGTAGAACTAATTCTTCAGACCTGTGAATCTCACAACTCTAAAGATGATATTGACAAGATTCTAAATATGATATTCTGTATTTTGCGTGGTTCAAGAAAAGAAAAGGCAAAGAAGTTATTGAAACGTTCCAATTTGGTGCTGGCAAAG CTTAATGGCGGAAATTGTCTTGACGAGATATGGAATGTGGAAGATAACAATATCTCAGGAGTTTCTGCTG GGAGTCGGGAAGTTGTTGAGAGTCAACATCCTAAAGATTCCATTGTATACATTACTTCAGATCACCGGGTTGATTCCTCGAAACTTGACGATGAGATTAACAAAGTTCTTGCAGACTTGATAGAATCTCAGGAGGATGAATATAGAATTGCTATGGATAATCTAAATGCTCAGAAGAAAGTGCTTTTGGATTTGTATCAACAGCTGGAAACGGACAGGTCTGAGTTAGCTAAACGAACGTCATCAGAAATAGACCAAGGTGTGGATAATCTTATCCATGATTTCTCGAGCAAAGTTAATCAGATAAAAATCGAGGTCGGGAAACTCAAAGAAATGGAAAAGGTAGCCAAGGGATTTGGAATGGTTCCGAAAGACACTTTGAAAGCACACTTCGGCTTGCAAATTGAGAACTGA
- the LOC113333177 gene encoding protein OBERON 1-like isoform X2, with product MNAKHLVVGSGSPSENSGSKAVLEINGLVLRPVVSGEAGEGLPYAPVNWPNPGDIWKWKAGKRKSANGLMQDRYIYLPPSLQKTAEGRKGFASKLSLLEFIKKEYPTVDLDAFFATFSWKMPSTDYDPDASGSGLRKPYGSKIKSETMKCRIGNKKCSLQQSTKKRSLPTIDCDICCSESGFCRECCCILCCKTIDSGYQGYNFIRCQAKGSENLNYVCGHIAHIECALRTYMAGTIGGSIELDAEYYCRRCDKRTDLIPYVELILQTCESHNSKDDIDKILNMIFCILRGSRKEKAKKLLKRSNLVLAKLNGGNCLDEIWNVEDNNISGVSADHRVDSSKLDDEINKVLADLIESQEDEYRIAMDNLNAQKKVLLDLYQQLETDRSELAKRTSSEIDQGVDNLIHDFSSKVNQIKIEVGKLKEMEKVAKGFGMVPKDTLKAHFGLQIEN from the exons ATGAATGCAAAACATCTAGTGGTTGGTTCTGGTTCTCCTAGTGAGAATAGTGGCTCTAAGGCTGTTTTGGAAATAAATGGCCTCGTTCTCAGACCAGTAGTATCCGGTGAAGCAGGTGAAGGCTTACCATATGCTCCTGTTAATTGGCCTAATCCTGGTGATATTTGGAAATGGAAAGCTGGAAAAAGGAAAAGCGCTAATGGGCTCATGCAAGATAGGTACATATATCTTCCGCCAAGTTTACAGAAGACTGCGGAAGGGAGGAAGGGTTTTGCAAGCAAGCTTTCACTTCTAGAGTTTATCAAGAAGGAATATCCTACTGTAGATTTGGATGCCTTCTTTGCTACTTTTAGTTGGAAAATGCCTTCGACAGACTATGACCCAG ATGCAAGTGGTAGTGGATTGCGTAAACCATATGGATCTAAAATAAAGTCTGAGACTATGAAATGTAGAATCGGAAACAAGAAGTGCAGTCTCCAACAATCAACAAAAAAACGCTCTTTACCAACTATAGATTGTGATATTTGCTGCAGCGAGAGTGGCTTTTGTCGTGAATGTTGTTGTATACTTTGTTGCAAGACTATTGATTCAGGATATCAAGGTTACAATTTTATTAGATGTCAAGCAAAGGGAAGCGAGAACTTGAATTATGTGTGTGGCCACATTGCTCATATTGAATGTGCTCTACGCACTTACATGGCTGGGACGATAGGAGGAAGCATTGAGCTAGATGCTGAATACTACTGTCGACGTTGTGATAAGAGAACAGATCTCATACCTTATGTAGAACTAATTCTTCAGACCTGTGAATCTCACAACTCTAAAGATGATATTGACAAGATTCTAAATATGATATTCTGTATTTTGCGTGGTTCAAGAAAAGAAAAGGCAAAGAAGTTATTGAAACGTTCCAATTTGGTGCTGGCAAAG CTTAATGGCGGAAATTGTCTTGACGAGATATGGAATGTGGAAGATAACAATATCTCAGGAGTTTCTGCTG ATCACCGGGTTGATTCCTCGAAACTTGACGATGAGATTAACAAAGTTCTTGCAGACTTGATAGAATCTCAGGAGGATGAATATAGAATTGCTATGGATAATCTAAATGCTCAGAAGAAAGTGCTTTTGGATTTGTATCAACAGCTGGAAACGGACAGGTCTGAGTTAGCTAAACGAACGTCATCAGAAATAGACCAAGGTGTGGATAATCTTATCCATGATTTCTCGAGCAAAGTTAATCAGATAAAAATCGAGGTCGGGAAACTCAAAGAAATGGAAAAGGTAGCCAAGGGATTTGGAATGGTTCCGAAAGACACTTTGAAAGCACACTTCGGCTTGCAAATTGAGAACTGA